The Shewanella sp. NFH-SH190041 genome has a window encoding:
- a CDS encoding TMEM165/GDT1 family protein: MDAFIASTLAVAMAEIGDKTQLLTLLLAARFKNKTAIISGMLIATLLNHFIAAWLGQWLTGYLSPTVTQYLVALSFFAIALWVLVPDKADDRPGKFDRFGPFIATAILFFIAEMGDKTQIATLVLAAHYQHLLPVVLGTTAGMLLANVPVVLIGHYGAGKLPLQWVRRISAVIFILLGVATLLGSVDLS; this comes from the coding sequence GTGGACGCATTTATCGCTTCAACCCTCGCCGTTGCCATGGCTGAAATTGGCGACAAAACCCAACTGTTAACACTGCTGCTGGCGGCCAGATTCAAAAATAAAACGGCCATTATCAGTGGCATGCTCATCGCAACCCTATTGAATCACTTCATCGCCGCCTGGCTGGGACAATGGCTGACCGGTTATCTGTCTCCCACTGTGACCCAATACTTAGTTGCCCTGTCATTTTTTGCGATCGCACTTTGGGTACTGGTACCAGATAAAGCCGACGACAGACCGGGAAAATTTGATCGTTTCGGCCCCTTTATCGCCACAGCGATTTTGTTTTTTATTGCCGAAATGGGGGACAAAACCCAAATTGCCACCCTGGTACTCGCAGCCCATTACCAACATCTACTGCCAGTTGTATTAGGCACGACTGCAGGCATGTTGCTGGCCAATGTGCCTGTGGTACTGATTGGCCATTATGGCGCCGGGAAATTACCGCTTCAGTGGGTTCGCCGTATCAGTGCGGTTATCTTTATCCTGCTGGGGGTGGCAACATTGCTAGGGTCTGTTGATCTTTCGTGA